The Camelina sativa cultivar DH55 chromosome 18, Cs, whole genome shotgun sequence DNA window TTTGATAGTTCAATTTGTCCCTAAAACTTTTCAGGAAAGAATATCTTTTGCGGCTTACCAGAAAACAATGGGTATGACCTATGAGGTCAATGCAAATTCAGCCAGAGATGTTTCTAGAACACTAATTTATAGCAActcaaataaacaaagaagaacgtTTACCAAACTCATATATCTTTTGCGGCATATAccagaaaagtgaaaacaatggGTATATGAGGTCAATGCAGATGCAGTCAGACAGAGATGCTTCTAGAAAAACTAATTTACAGCAACTaacgaaaaacaaagaagaacgtTTACCAAACTCTATCAGATAGATACAACATATGATAAGGAAACTACTAACACTTTTTGACAACAATTATTACGCAATGTGATTCTGTGCCAAACATGGATTTGGTATGGTTATGCCCAAAATGAACATCGTTCGTTCACTCTatgtatctctttttttttgttagctgCTCTGCTTCTCTATATCGTNNNNNNNNNNNNNNNNNNNNNNNNNNNNNNNNNNNNNNNNNNNNNNNNNNNNNNNNNNNNNNNNNNNNNNNNNNNNNNNNNNNNNNNNNNNNNNNNNNNNNNNNNNNNNNNNNNNNNNNNNNNNNNNNNNNNNNNNNNNNNNNNNNNNNNNNNNNNNNNNNNNNNNNNNNNNNNNNNNNNNNNNNNNNNNNNNNNNNNNNNNNNNNNNNNNNNNNNNNNNNNNNNNNNNNNNNNNNNNNNNNNNNNNNNNNNNNNNNNNNNNNNNNNNNNNNNNNNNNNNNNNNNNNNNNNNNNNNNNNNNNNNNNNNNNNNNNNNNNNNNNNNNNNNNNNNNNNNNNNNNNNNNNNNNNNNNNNNNNNNNNNNNNNNNNNNNNNNNNNNNNNNNNNNNNNNNNNNNNNNNNNNNNNNNNNNNNNNNNNNNNNNNNNNNNNNNNNNNNNNNNNNNNNNNNNNNNNNNNNNNNNNNNNNNNNNNNNNNNNNNNNNNNNNNNNNNNNNNNNNNNNNNNNNNNNNNNNNNNNNNNNNNNTCACCATTCTCCGCCATGAGTTTTGAATCAGTGTGGTgttaagcttttttttctttctgtaatCTCTAAGAGTCACTACTAAATAAAAAAGGTCACACAAAGCGAGATCGGCGGGGAAAGCAAGGAATCGAAGACGAAGAAAGTTCCAAGCAAGGAAGAAAGACTGGATggatagaagaagaaacctcTGTGAAGTGACGAAACTACCCCTTTGAAGACAGACGTGATCTTTGACCTGTCCGCGTTGTTTGAAAAATGGCACGGGCGTGTAATATTGCGATAATTTCTTTTCTGCTGTCTTTTTGTGAAAATCTCTCGCTTTCGTTAATATTGACGTCTTCGAGACTATTCTGTCATTCCCTCATTGGTCTCCTTTCTTACTGTTTCTAACCGGTGAAGGGGATAAAACCGGCCTGTTTACGAGTAAGATTGGTGGTTTGATAGTTCAATTTGTCCCTAAAACTTTTCAGGAAAGAATATCTTTTGCGGCTTACCAGAAAACAATGGGTATGACCTATGAGGTCAATGCAAATTCAGCCAGAGATGTTTCTAGAACACTAATTTATAGCAActcaaataaacaaagaagaacgtTTACCAAACTCATATATCTTTTGCGGCATATAccagaaaagtgaaaacaatggGTATATGAGGTCAATGCAGATGCAGTCAGACAGAGATGCTTCTAGAAAAACTAATTTACAGCAACTaacgaaaaacaaagaagaacgtTTACCAAACTCTATCAGATAGATACAACATATGATAAGGAAACTACTAACACTTTTTGACAACAATTATTACGCAATGTGATTCTGTGCCAAACATGGATTTGGTATGGTTATGCCCAAAATGAACATCGTTCGTTCACTCTatgtatctctttttttttgttagctgCTCTGCTTCTCTATATCGTATTGGCTACTCTCTTCTGCAACCTTTGCCCAGACGTTGCCCATTTTTTCTGCGTATCCAACCTGCATCGACAACCCATGAACACAACTCTTTATTTTACTACTCTATTCCtctataacatatttatatgtattCCTATTCCCTCTTCTCCAGAATTTTCATTCAAAGCACTCACCATTCACTTTCCTACTGGAGACACATGAATGCCTTCTTTACATTCAATTTTATCAACTTCTCCACTCTTAAAATCTCACTAAGAATGGATTCACACACTTGTTGCTCAACCTTATAATCTCCTTATCATTCTTCACTCATTATAAACAGACACAGTTCTACTGGGCAATAAGGTTTCATCCTTCTAATGGTTATGTGCTgcataataattataataacgTACCTGGTTAACAACAAAACCCTTCATCATGTTCATGAAGTCTGCACGCCTTTCTTTCTCCAACCTCTCAACCTCAGATCGATTGTTTTCCTGAAATGATACAAATTTACACATATCacaaccaaataaataatatcatgttGGTACATCAGCACAAGTTGTGATATGCATAGAGTTATTACTGAATACCTTNACCAAACTCTATCAGATAGATACAACATATGATAAGGAAACTACTAACACTTTTTGACAACAATTATTACGCAATGTGATTCTGTGCCAAACATGGATTTGGTATGGTTATGCCCAAAATGAACATCGTTCGTTCACTCTatgtaactctttttttttgttagctgCTCTGCTTCTCTATATCGTATTGGCTACTCTCTTCTGCAACCTTTGCCCAGACGTTGCCCATTTTTTCTGCGTATCCAACCTGCATCGACAACCCATGAACACAACTCTTTATTTTACTACTCTATTCCtctataacatatttatatgtattCCTATTCCCTCTTCTCCAGAATTTTCATTCAAAGCACTCACCATTCACTTTCCTACTGGAGACACATGAATGCCTTCTTTACATTCAATTTTATCAACTTCTCCACTCTTAAAATCTCACTAAGAATGGATTCACACACTTGTTGCTCAACCTTATAATCTCCTTATCATTCTTCACTCATTATAAACAGACACAGTTCTACTGGGCAATAAGGTTTCATCCTTCTAATGGTTATGTGCTgcataataattataataacgTACCTGGTTAACAACAAAACCCTTCATCATGTTCATGAAGTCTGCACGCCTTTCTTTCTCCAACCTCTCAACCTCAGATCGATTGTTTTCCTGAAATGATACAAATTTACACATATCacaaccaaataaataatatcatgttGGTACATCAGCACAAGTTGTGATATGCATAGAGTTATTACTGAATACCTTGATCCGCTCATATTCTCTGATGGCAACATTTTTTGCGTCCTCAGTGACCTTGATGGTTTCTTTTAACTCTTCTATTTTCCGGATCCTTGATTTGTCACCACCAAATACCTTCGAAGATGCAGCCTCTAGCTTTTCGACTCTTTGTTGCAGAGAAGGAAGCTCTGATAGAAGCGTTTGCACTGTCAATAAAGCACTAGATCTGTCTGCAAATGCACCTTGGACCGCCATCATCATGCCAAGATACTCATGGAGTGTGTCCTGAAATGAACAATTCAAATACAAGAACAGCTATTAGGGAAGCTAGAAGTCCAGCAAAATCTCCATATATAAGCGGACAGTTCACTAGTCTATAATGAGGATACACGCTAAGCATCAGGAGATATTAGGAATCCTGATGTCAATTGCTTAAATCAtcataatcatttattttcagCTGAGGAAAAGAAATCAACATTCATTTGATTCACAGCAATGAGGCAAGTGTATATTTTAGTAGTTCAATAGATATTTACCAAATGTTTGACAGTCTGGGAATTCAACTCCCTATAAAATCTGCTTGCTTTTACAGCCGCAGTGGCTAAATTCTTCATATCATTAGGACGGATTCTTTGGGCGTTGGAAGTAGCTTCTTCGTTCTCGAACTTGGTAAGCTTAATGAATGCTAATCCAAGTTCACCCATGGTTTCTCCCATGTCTTGCTGTGCCTTCACAAGGGATTCCGCCTACAAAAATAATCCACAAAAGGGTTTGTTCCAAGCCGGATACTACATACTGACAGACTGATGCATAATTCAACCAACAAGAATGAAATTTTACCTGCTGTGAAGCATTGATAATTTGTTGCTCAAGATCAtgcatcttctccttcttctccaagaattctctatcttcttcaacaacagGTGGTTTTGATCCACCCCAGTCATTAGACACTGATTGCCTCAGCTCCTTGAATAATCTCAGCAGATCCCTACCTCCTTTTGCAGGCTGAACCACCTCATGCACTGGCACTGCAGAGGCTCCGCCTTCACCAAACAACTGTTTTGGAAGTTTCACCGCGCCATCCAACATCCTAGAGGCCACATCAGTGCTCATTTGTAATGGCAACTTCCCTTGCTTTTGAAGAAACACTTTCAACTCATCACTGTTCCTGATCACAGGGTGTGCACTTAGCCTGCGCAAGTATTTCTCCAATGCAACTCTTCTCTGCTCCACAAACTCTTGTTTCTGCATTACTTGGCTCTCTACGACGCTCTTATCTGGACGCGGTGGTATGCAGAACCCTCTATACGACTCAGCCAATCGATCTGCCAATGTGACAACATCTCTGAATCTTCTCCGTACGCTGAAATCCGATGGGCCGTCAAACTCAGGGAGATTCGTCCTGGTCGTAATCTGGTAGGTGATGTAAGTGTTTCCTCCAACAATTGAATTTGATGTCTCCTGCTCTTTCTGAGGGTTCGATACAGTGATCTTGATGTAAtcagagcttgaagaagaaggagatctcGATAGTGAATCTGAGAATTGACTATGAAGACTACTATCCTCTGCTCCGTTAATCTCACTATCCGAGTTCTCATCAAAGGGACTAAAGATAACATCTGCATAAGATGGAGGCTCGATGTAGGAGTTATCGCTGCTGATCGGCTTAGAACCAAAACTGCGGAAATCTTCATAAGACGACGGCGGCGCAAGGAGTGGATCAGAATCAGCCGGAATCATGACAGTCGGCGGCGGCGAGAGCGGGTCACGCACGTTGGAGAGTGTTGACATAGCGCTACGATAACCAGAGTTCGATGTATCGCCGTTGACAACGCTTTTCTTCAGAGGATTGTCACCGCCGGCGTCGCCATCTACTCCGAGGTCGAGATTCTCCATAACATCCCTCTGCGCATTGAGATTGGTCTCTTCGAATCCATCGGCATTCTCCGAGCCCATCATTTCGTCTTCTCCGGTGTAAAGATACTAAAGCTAAATCGAAATCAGGATTTacagaaaattagggtttgatgatttgggggaagaagaaaacggaGATCCCCTGAAATGTGACGCTGAGCGACGGTGGCTAATCGAGCATTAAAAGAAACCGGAGTGGCTAAAATGCGCAGGTGGGGACTATGGGGGCAGGCGACTAACGTGCACACCGTGGCGGATTAGATGTGGCACGTGAATATGGTGGCTTAAAAGTCTCGTCTAATTCAATCTGCCAATGAGTGTGACACGTGATGAAGAATCTGACTAACAGTAACACGTAAAGGGCTTTAGTAAAGGCCCATTAAGAAACCCAATCTAAAATTCTTGATCCTTGACAGAGACAGCCATATACCCGCAACCAAACAGGCTGATTAGGTTTTGTTTAGTATTCTAGTTTAGCAGCTTGCAGAGGAGCTTCCCCCTGATCGTGTCGAAAAATCCTGAGTTTAACTGCAACTGAGTTGTGTGTAAAAAAGGTCAAACAACAACTCATAAAGACACTTTCGAAAAAGGTGGTTTTCCGACAAAACTCTTATCTTCTCCAAAAGAGATGTCTTCCAAATTCGGGTTAGCGGGTGGGATACCGGAGCGCCGTGTTCGACCCATCTGGGATGCAATTGATTCTCGTCAGTTCAAAAATGCTCTCAAGCTCGTCACTGCGCTTCTCTCTAAGTACCCTAAATCACCTTATGCTTTAGTAAGTGGAACCCATCATCATtggcttttttcttctttctctaatcTGTTAACGGGAACGTAACCTGATTGTAATGCTGTTGCATTTAACAGGCGCTTAAAGCTCTGATTCATGAGAGAATGGGGAAAACAGATGACGCACTCTCTGTTTGCTTGGATGCTAAAGAGCTTTTGTATAAAGATGATTTAGCGTTGATGGATGATCTCACTCTCAGTACCTTGCAAATCGTATTGCAGAGACTTGATCACTGTAAGTGCATTCGTTTGAAATAAGAACTTGGAAACCTTGTGGTGTATAACTTCTTGGTTATATATTTCTGATAcgtttgttttaaattttgatcaGTGGACTTGGCTACTAGTTGTTATGCTCATGCCTGTGGCAAATTCCCTAATAATTTGGAGCTTATGATGGGGCTCTTCAATTGCTATGTTCGTGAATATTCTTTTGTGAAGCAGCAACAGGTTGGTCTTTCTGTTGGATGAACACTATTCTGGGTTCTGGTATCTGTCTTTATTCCTCTGTTCTTATGTCTTGCTTTCTGACAGACAGCCATGAAAATGTACAAACTTGCCGGAGAAGAAAGGTTTTTACTTTGGGCAGTTTGTAGCATCCAATTACAAGTACTGCCTTAATCATTTCCTCTCCTTCTTTTTGTTACCAGNNNNNNNNNNNNNNNNNNNNNNNNNNNNNNNNNNNNNNNNNNNNNNNNNNNNNNNNNNNNNNNNNNNNNNNNNNNNNNNNNNNNNNNNNNNNNNNNNNNNNNNNNNNNNNNNNNNNNNNNNNNNNNNNNNNNNNNNNNNNNNNNNNNNNNNNNNNNNNNNNNNNNNNNNNNNNNNNNNNNNNNNNNNNNNNNNNNNNNNNNNNNNNNNNNNNNNNNNNNNNNNNNNNNNNNNNNNNNNNNNNNNNNNNNNNNNNNNNNNNNNNNNNNNNNNNNNNNNNNNNNNNNNNNNNNNNNNNNNNNNNNNNNNNNNNNNNNNNNNNNNNNNNNNNNNNNNNNNNNNNNNNNNNNNNNNNNNNNNNNNNNNNNNNNNNNNNNNNNNNNNNNNNNNNNNNNNNNNNNNNNNNNNNNNNNNNNNNNNNNNNNNNNNNNNNNNNNNNNNNNNNNNNNNNNNNNNNNNNNNNNNNNNNNNNNNNNNNNNNNNNNNNNNNNNNNNNNNNNNNNNNNNNNNNNNNNNNNNNNNNNNNNNNNNNNNNNNNNNNNNNNNNNNNNNNNNNNNNNNNNNNNNNNNNNNNNNNNNNNNNNNNNNNNNNNNNNNNNNNNNNNNNNNNNNNNNNNNNNNNNNNNNNNNNNNNNNNNNNNNNNNNNNNNNNNNNNNNNNNNNNNNNNNNNNNNNNNNNNNNNNNNNNNNNNNNNNNNNNNNNNNNNNNNNNNNNNNNNNNNNNNNNNNNNNNNNNNNNNNNNNNNNNNNNNNNNNNNNNNNNNNNNNNNNNNNNNNNNNNNNNNNNNNNNNNNNNNNNNNNNNNNNNNNNNNNNNNNNNNNNNNNNNNNNNNNNNNNNNNNNNNNNNNNNNNNNNNNNNNNNNNNNNNNNNNNNNNNNNNNNNNNNNNNNNNNNNNNNNNNNNNNNNNNNNNNNNNNNNNNNNNNNNNNNNNNNNNNNNNNNNNNNNNNNNNNNNNNNNNNNNNNNNNNNNNNNNNNNNNNNNNNNNNNNNNNNNNNNNNNNNNNNNNNNNNNNNNNNNCAGTTGTGACGATTTTCTACAGGTGCTATGCGATAAGAGTGGGGAGAAGCTGTTGCTTCTGGCTGAGGGTTTACTTAAGAAGCACATTGCCTCTCATAGTATGCACGAGCCAGAAGGTAAAATTACTTTTCCACCAATTTCTTCTCTTGTACAAGTTGTGGAACTATTTCAGATTTCTTCAGCCTTCCTTCTACTTGTATCTTCAGCTCTCATGGTGTATATCTCGTTGCTGGAACAACAATCCAAATACAATGATGCTTTAGAAGTCCTTTCTGGAGATTTGGGATCTCTTTTGATGATTGAAGTCGACAAACTACGGATACAGGTAGGTTGTACGGCTTTTTGGCCGGAAAGACCACTAAACTTCATGCTTTTTGTATTATATTCTCCGTAGACCACATAAATTGTACATTTTCCCTAGTTTTAGGTTGGACGTAtcgatatacatatattttttattcggaGTCTGTTGCTGTATGCTCACACAAACGCTCTCACTTTAAGCTGACAGGGTAGACTCCTTGCTAGGGCAAACGACTATTCTGCCGCTGTTGATGTctataaaaaaatcttagaatTGAGGTATGTTTTCATGGCATGAGCATCTCAAACCTCAAGTGTTTTTGGAGTTAGGAATGTTTCCAATATGATTTCCGATTGGTTACTTAATTGCTTATATATCTCAGGCCTGTGCATATCATGCCAGTATGCTAATATTGAATTTCTCTTCACTTGGCAGTCCAGATGATTGGGAGTGTTTCCTGCACTATCTCGGCTGTCTGCTTGAAGATGACAGCATCTGGAAATACTTTGACAATATTGATCAAATTCATCCAACAAAGCACATAGAATGCAAATTTTCTCACCTTACGGAAGAAATGGTGATCATATTACCCACTTGCCTGGCTTAATGTATCAATTCGTCGTTTGCTTTTCTCTGCATTTCTGACTTATGTGTAATCTGTTTCCTTTCCACCATGCAGTTTGATTCTCGTATATCAAGTGCTTCAGATTTGGTGCTAAAATTACAGATTGACACTGAGAATAGTAATTTAAGGGGTCCGTACTTGGCAGAACTTGAAATTGAGAAGAGAAAGTTCTTATTTGGGAAGAAGAACGAAAACAAGTTACNTGGCATGAGCATCTCAAACCTCAAGTGTTTTTGGAGTTAGGAATGTTTCCAATATGATTTCCGATTGGTTACTTAATTGCTTATATATCTCAGGCCTGTGCATATCATGCCAGTATGCTAATATTGAATTTCTCTTCACTTGGCAGTCCAGATGATTGGGAGTGTTTCCTGCACTATCTCGGCTGTCTGCTTGAAGATGACAGCATCTGGAAATACTTTGACAATATTGATCAAATTCATCCAACAAAGCACATAGAATGCAAATTTTCTCACCTTACGGAAGAAATGGTGATCATATTACCCACTTGCCTGGCTTAATGTATCAATTCGTCGTTTGCTTTTCTCTGCATTTCTGACTTATGTGTAATCTGTTTTCCTTTCCACCATGCAGTTTGATTCTCGTATATCAAGTGCTTCAGATTTGGTGCTAAAATTACAGATTGACACTGAGAATAGTAATTTAAGGGGTCCGTACTTGGCAGAACTTGAAATTGAGAAGAGAAAGTTCTTATTTGGGAAGAAGAACGAAAACAAGTTACTAGAATCGTTACTGCAATATTTTCATAAGTATGAAACCCTTTGGAGttgatcttgtttttttatcaataaagcATACTGATTCTTATATCCCTCTGATTTTGTGTCGCTTTGCATGCAGATTTGGTCATTTAGCGTGCTATGCCTCCGATGTTGAAGCATACCTAGATGTATTATCCCCAGATAAAAAGATAGAATTTGTGGGAATGTTAGTGAAAAATTCCGACTCCTTTTCTGAATCGGGAACCAAAGTGCTTGGTCAAACAACAACTATTCTCAAAATCCAAGAACTGACGGCAAACATTTTTGAGCTCCCTATTGACGGTGTGTTCTCTTACCTTACAtacttttttatgaaaattcctTGTTGTATCTGCTTATCAAACTAACTTTCGAATCTACAAGCCATGTTTCTCTTTTGTGATAACCTCTTTGAATGTGTTCATCTAAATCTATTTCCAATATGATTTTTCCCTCTTATATCTAGAAATTGAAGCCTCTGCTGTCAAACTGGCAAAGTTATACTGCCaaaatctttctctttctaaGGACTTGGACCCTCAAGAGAGCATGTTTGGGGAAGAACTTTTATCTTTGATTAGCAATATGTTGGTCCaggtacttttttttgtgttcaatACACTCGCTTTCCTTGTACTCCGTAAaggattgttatatattaattaacctTACTATTGGTTCCAGCTATACTGGAGAACTCGAAATTTTGGCTATCTTGCTGAAGCTATCATGGTTCTTGAGCTTGGCTTGACCATCAGAGGGTCAGTACCATATTTTTTCCCTGCTGCTTTTGTTTTAAATGCCAAAGGATTTAACATGGCTTTAATAGGTCTCCATTTGATATTAACTTTTGTTTCCTCAGACATGTCTGGCAGTACAAGATCTTGCTGTTACACATATATTCATATGTTGGTGCTCTTCCGCTTGCATTTGAACGGTATTCATAGCTCTcagctttatttgtttttccctGGAAACAGAAAACCCTTATTCAGCTCGTTTTACTGAACCACCTGTTTATCGTCTGATAGGTATAAAGCTCTTGATGTGAAGAACATCTTGACGGAAACAGTTTCACACCATATTCTACGTCAAATGTTGGAATCTCCCATGTGGGTGGACTTAAGTAACCTCCTAAAAGACTATCTCAAGTTTATGGATGATCATTTGAGAGAATCTGCAGACCTTACATTTCTTGCTTACCGCCATAGAAATTACTCAAAAGTAAACAATTTGATTTGTCTTCCAGAATTGTCATTACCGTATATTCCTGTGGGCAACCGGTTCCTTTCGTGACTTATCTGGATTTCCTAATCTCAGGTTATCGAATTTGTCCTATTCAAACAACGATTGCAGCACTCAAACCAATACCATGCTGCAAGGGTTGAAGCGTCTGTCTTGCAATTGAAGCAGAACGCAGACAGCATCGAGGAAGAAGAGGTAATTCATTCAAGTTCTTATCATGTAAATTACCATATGTCCTTTTACTTGATCCCTCATGTATCTAACGTTGCCTGTATTTTTGTTGTCTAGCGTGTTCTTAAAAACCTGAAATCTGGAGTTCAACTTGTGGAGCTCTCGAATGAAATTGGATCCAGGACACTGAGGTTCAATGAAGATATAGAAACACGTCCATGGTGGACACCTTGTCCTGAGAAAAACTATCTACTAGGTCAGTATATCCTTCACATTAGTTGTTGTTTATGATTTTGGTGTTATTCTTAATATCAATCATCATGTGTAGGTCCGTTTGAAGAAATTTCTTACTGTCCCAAAGAGAATGAGGTACGTTTGTCTATATCCATACATTTTTTCTTGGGGAGGGATGCAATCTAATACtgattgtatttgttggttgtGTATAGAAAAAAGATCGTGAAGAAAATATGAAACTAGCCATCCAGAGAAAATCCCTTCTACCTCGGATGATATATCTCTCTATTCAGTGCACGTCAACTGCATTAAAGGAGTGTGTTGAAACCAATGGGTCTAAGGGTGACACCAAAATCAGTGGAGAACTTAAGTGTTTGCTGGAGGAATACACAAAAATGTTGGGGTGTTCTGTCAGTGACGCTGTAGAAATTATCACAGAGATCTCAAAGGGTGCAAGGACTTCTGAGGTTAGATTTTCTAGTCCTATCTCCTTCCGCCTGCACTCATTTTAACTGGTCTTATTGTTAGCAAGTAGTAACCTTGTTGGAACATCTCTGTAGAGCCTTGGTTCAAATTTGGTGGACTGGTTTAATTTTGCGGTATTTTGGAATGGTTGGAGCCTAAGTTCCCACGAGCATTGGCATGTGTTGAACTCCCTGTTCGAGAGGCTTATTCTGGATAGAATCCGATCAATGGGATCTTCAGACATGAGTTCTTGCTATTCTGATGTCCAGGTCTTGGTTCAGATCATCACTGAACCGCTGGCGTGGCACAGTCTTATTATACAGGCCTGCACCCGTTCGTCTCTCCCATctgggaaaaagaagaagaaaaatcaacatTCAGACCAAATATCTTCCTCCCCGATGTCACAAACAATCAAAGATTCTATACAGTCATTATGCAGCACCATACAAGAAGTTTCTAACTGGATACAGAATCAACTGGACAATCCAGAAGATGATCAAGTGGAGAGGTTTCTGTCAACTCTGAAGAGAGCAGTAGGCGAAGCAGGAGGACCGGGACAGATTCTTGGGGTTCTAGAGAGTGTCATCGCATCCAGCGAAGAATCAGAGGTTGGAAATCGCATCTTTGATGCACTGAAGTCGTGGAACACGGCAGATACTGCACGTAAAACAGTCATGGCACAACAAAGAGTCTTCCGTGAGTTTCTCCAGATCTGTGAATCTAAGAGAAAGCAACTTGAAACGGTCAAACAACAGATGTCCCATGTTTGATCTTGAATTATATAATAACAACACTTGAGAGAATGATCACTGCTTTTCTTGGCTATTTCATTTCGGGAATACATTCATGACAGGAACAGAGATTGATTGATGTTTAAATAcattttgaaaggaaaa harbors:
- the LOC104761945 gene encoding sorting nexin 2A-like isoform X1; this translates as MMGSENADGFEETNLNAQRDVMENLDLGVDGDAGGDNPLKKSVVNGDTSNSGYRSAMSTLSNVRDPLSPPPTVMIPADSDPLLAPPSSYEDFRSFGSKPISSDNSYIEPPSYADVIFSPFDENSDSEINGAEDSSLHSQFSDSLSRSPSSSSSDYIKITVSNPQKEQETSNSIVGGNTYITYQITTRTNLPEFDGPSDFSVRRRFRDVVTLADRLAESYRGFCIPPRPDKSVVESQVMQKQEFVEQRRVALEKYLRRLSAHPVIRNSDELKVFLQKQGKLPLQMSTDVASRMLDGAVKLPKQLFGEGGASAVPVHEVVQPAKGGRDLLRLFKELRQSVSNDWGGSKPPVVEEDREFLEKKEKMHDLEQQIINASQQAESLVKAQQDMGETMGELGLAFIKLTKFENEEATSNAQRIRPNDMKNLATAAVKASRFYRELNSQTVKHLDTLHEYLGMMMAVQGAFADRSSALLTVQTLLSELPSLQQRVEKLEAASSKVFGGDKSRIRKIEELKETIKVTEDAKNVAIREYERIKENNRSEVERLEKERRADFMNMMKGFVVNQVGYAEKMGNVWAKVAEESSQYDIEKQSS
- the LOC104761945 gene encoding sorting nexin 2A-like isoform X2 — translated: MMGSENADGFEETNLNAQRDVMENLDLGVDGDAGGDNPLKKSVVNGDTSNSGYRSAMSTLSNVRDPLSPPPTVMIPADSDPLLAPPSSYEDFRSFGSKPISSDNSYIEPPSYADVIFSPFDENSDSEINGAEDSSLHSQFSDSLSRSPSSSSSDYIKITVSNPQKEQETSNSIVGGNTYITYQITTRTNLPEFDGPSDFSVRRRFRDVVTLADRLAESYRGFCIPPRPDKSVVESQVMQKQEFVEQRRVALEKYLRRLSAHPVIRNSDELKVFLQKQGKLPLQMSTDVASRMLDGAVKLPKQLFGEGGASAVPVHEVVQPAKGGRDLLRLFKELRQSVSNDWGGSKPPVVEEDREFLEKKEKMHDLEQQIINASQQAESLVKAQQDMGETMGELGLAFIKLTKFENEEATSNAQRIRPNDMKNLATAAVKASRFYRELNSQTVKHLDTLHEYLGMMMAVQGAFADRSSALLTVQTLLSELPSLQQRVEKLEAASSKVFGGDKSRIRKIEELKETIKVTEDAKNVAIREYERIKENNRSEVERLEKERRADFMNMMKGFVVNQVGYAEKMGNVWAKVAEESSQYDIEKQSS